GCCCCCGCGAACGGTCCTGGCCCGACCGGCAGCGCCAGCAGCCCACCCAGCGCCGCCAGGGCGCTCGTCACGCCCACCACCACCCGCCAGTCCGCGCCGCCCAGCCCATTCACCAGATGCGGACTGGCCGACCCCAGCGTCAGCGCGCCCACCATGACCCCCAGCGCCAGCCCCCGCCCCCGCGTGAAATACGCACTCATGGCCCGCAGCGCCGGAGGGTACACCAGCGCCAGCGCTGCCCCCACCCCCGCGCGGGCCAGCAGCGCCCCCCACAGGCCCGGACTGAGCAGCAGCGCCGCGTTCGCCCCCGCCGCCAGCAGCGCCCCCAGCGCGATCAGCACGCGCGGCTGCACCCGGTCCGCCAGATTCAGCAGCGCACTCAGCACCGCGCCCACCACGAACCCCAGCTGCACCGCCAGCGTCAGCCACGACCCCTGGAACGCGTTCAGGCCCCAGCCCTCCCGCAGTTGCGGCAGCGCGGCCGCCGCACTGAACCACGGACTCATGCCCAGCACCACGCTGCACGCCAGCAGGATCAGCGCCGCCGTCGGGGACAGGCGCGCCGCAGGCGGCAGGGCGGGCGGCGCAGGATCGGTCATAGGGCCAGCATCAGGCAATGGGGCAGGGGAGGGCATCGCGTGCCCCTCACCCTACGCGACGCCTGATCAGAAGGCGTCTGATCAGAAGGCGTCCAGCGCGGCGCGGCGCGCCCGCACGACCGGGCGGCGCGGGTCCCCGGCGGGCAGCAGGTCGTCCAGCACGTCCAGGCACTCCGGGTCGTCGAAACGGGACGCGTAGCGCCACAGCAGGTCCGGGTCGCCACTGCGGCACACCGCCGCCTGCACCGCCGCGCCCAGGTACTCCCGCCAGTACGTCAGCAGCGGCGACGCCGAGTTCGGGAGCAGCGGCCCGTCGAACAGCTCCGCCGCCTGCGCGGCCCGCCCGGCCAGCAGGTGTTCCTCGATGCGCTGCGCGTCCAGCGTGACGGGCACGCTCAGCCGGTACGGGCGGGACGCGATCTGCCCGCCCAGCAGCGCCCGCAGCGTACTCACCTCGGACTTCAGGGTGCTCAGGCTGACCGGCTGATCCCCGTACACGTGCGCGTGCAGCGCGTCCAGGCTCAGCCCGCCCGGATTCAGGGCCAGCACGCCCAGCAGTTCATGCTGCCGGGGCGTGAGGTGCAGCCGCCTCCCCCCCAGCGTCACGCGCGGCGACCCGCAGAACGACAGGCTCAGTGCGTCCGCCGCGCCGTGCGGGCGGCCCCCGATCGCCTGTTCGATCTGCGCCGCGTAGTGCCGCGCGCTCGCCAGGCCCAGCGGCGTGCTGTGCTCCCAGGTGCTGCTGAGGTCCAGCACGCCCAGCAGCGCCCCCGACCCCGGATCGCGGATCGGACTGGAGTAACACACCCAGTCGTGCACGGTCTGCACGTAGTGCTCCGCGCTGAACACCCGCACGGGCCGCCGCGTCCGCAGGGACAGTGCCAGCGCGTTCGTGCCGACGGTGCCCTCGCCCCACTGTCCGCCCGGCACGAAGTTCACGCGCCGCGCCAGGGCCGTCATGCGTTCACTGCCCTGCGTCCACAGCAGCGTGCCGTCCACGTCCCCCACCGCGACGATCAGGTCCGCGTCCTCCGCCAGGCGGGTCAGTTCCGGAATCAGGCCGCGCATGCCGTACTCCAGCGCACTCTCCCGCCACGCGTGCCGCACGTCCGTTTCGCTCAGGACCGGCGCGCACACCCGTTCCGGCGACACCGTCAGCGCCGAACGCGCCCAGGACGCCGCGACCTCCGGGGTCACGGTCGGCCCGGTCGTGTCAG
This region of Deinococcus sp. JMULE3 genomic DNA includes:
- a CDS encoding GAF domain-containing protein; the protein is MNDRLSLERQQLIRAWGGFVHRRAPEVRPDVPGADLAGPDTAGPDTTGPTVTPEVAASWARSALTVSPERVCAPVLSETDVRHAWRESALEYGMRGLIPELTRLAEDADLIVAVGDVDGTLLWTQGSERMTALARRVNFVPGGQWGEGTVGTNALALSLRTRRPVRVFSAEHYVQTVHDWVCYSSPIRDPGSGALLGVLDLSSTWEHSTPLGLASARHYAAQIEQAIGGRPHGAADALSLSFCGSPRVTLGGRRLHLTPRQHELLGVLALNPGGLSLDALHAHVYGDQPVSLSTLKSEVSTLRALLGGQIASRPYRLSVPVTLDAQRIEEHLLAGRAAQAAELFDGPLLPNSASPLLTYWREYLGAAVQAAVCRSGDPDLLWRYASRFDDPECLDVLDDLLPAGDPRRPVVRARRAALDAF